A window of Cryptomeria japonica chromosome 3, Sugi_1.0, whole genome shotgun sequence contains these coding sequences:
- the LOC131873985 gene encoding receptor like protein 27-like has protein sequence MSKNQFDGIILENIDEYGQSQLKYLSLANNNISGVFPHSICEGNHLEVLDVSNNKLTGNHFATFGNCSLTLEVLNLENNNLEGEIRRMVCLQILKLGGNKIQGTIPSSLQNCTSSKILDLRYNNMQGTIPNWIGNLIRLRILVLRSNKFESGIPLELRKLENPQVLILSNNNLSGAIPSSLRNLQAMANQIESAKVLAFSNPISMPYLDKIEINNKGLFLEYVKSLALVQFLDLSNNNFSGDIPQETGFLIGLRILNLSRNHLHGKIPTSFGNLVQLESLDLSDNNLAGNIPIELQSLTFLSYLNISCNNFLGRIPQGAQWLTFDERSFSNNLNLCGLYININFSSSPSSNKIYEEDVSEHEWEEHVWWEVGIGLSFGFGFSIVIGALCFNKNC, from the coding sequence ATGTCTAAGAATCAATTTGATGGCATCATTTTAGAAAACATTGATGAATATGGCCAGAGTCAACTCAAATATTTGTCACTTGCAAATAATAATATAAGTGGTGTCTTTCCACATTCTATTTGTGAAGGAAATCACTTGGAGGTTCTAGATGTGTCAAATAACAAGCTCACGGGTaatcattttgcaacttttgggaATTGCTCATTAACATTAGAAGTGTTAAATCTAGAAAACAATAATTTGGAAGGTGAGATTAGGAGAATGGTTTGTCTTCAAATATTGAAATTAGGAGGTAACAAGATACAAGGTACAATTCCATCATCACTTCAAAATTGTACTTCTTCAAAGATTCTAGATTTGAGATATAATAACATGCAGGGAACCATCCCAAATTGGATAGGGAATTTAATTCGCCTTCGAATTTTGGTGTTGAGATCTAATAAATTTGAAAGTGGAATACCATTagagttgagaaaattagaaaatcCTCAAGTCTTGATTTTGTCAAATAACAATCTATCTGGAGCTATTCCAAGTAGCTTAAGAAACTTGCAAGCAATGGCAAATCAAATAGAAAGTGCAAAAGTCCTCGCATTCTCAAATCCAATCTCAATGCCTTATTTAGATAAAATTGAAATAAACAACAAAGGCCTATTTCTAGAATATGTGAAATCTTTGGCATTGGTTCAATTTCTTGATCTCTCAAACAACAACTTCTCAGGTGATATTCCTCAAGAAACTGGATTCCTCATTGGTCTCAGAATTCTCAATTTGTCAAGGAATCATCTCCATGGAAAAATTCCTACTTCTTTTGGAAACCTTGTGCAATTGGAGTCACTTGATCTTTCAGATAATAATCTTGCTGGAAATATCCCTATTGAACTACAATCTCTCACATTTTTGAGTTATTTGAACATATCTTGTAATAATTTTTTAGGTAGAATACCACAAGGAGCTCAATGGTTAACATTTGATGAGAGATCATTTTCAAACAATTTAAATCTTTGTGGACTTTACATCAACATAAATTTTTCATCTTCTCCTTCCTCAAATAAAATTTATGAAGAAGATGTGAGTGAGCACGAGTGGGAGGAACATGTGTGGTGGGAGGTGGGAATTGGATTGAGCTTTGGATTTGGGTTTTCAATTGTTATTGGAGCATTATGTTTCAACAAAAATTGTTAA
- the LOC131064912 gene encoding receptor-like protein 19, translating to MKFYLKIKYHIPSLNTLTHLSLIRCGLTGRIPSEIGNRSENYALSGPIPSEIGNMSSLTFLDISGNYALETRQSSSWIRNLRGLEHLGLAYVNLTRDVVESVASLPNLTSLVMSDMPDVGGVIPNSIGNMSSLTALDLFHNNIEGRLLDSMGNMSLLTTLDLSYNNIQGRLPDSMGNMFSLTRLDLSSNNIEGSLPEGNLPDFIGKLSQLEYLGLSRNSLRGNIPWSSLGGLPKLSYLFLGSNQLNGSIPSTFGNLSSLISLDVSNNSLSGTFLLSQLENFTKIRYLSLSDNFLRVKVEDFWIPRFQLQALYLSSCNMDGDFPSFLSTQYNIRELDLSNNSLGGNVPNWLWGLTSFYTLNLSCNQFGGKLLSSKFGKLNAQYVDLHRNKLQGNVLVPHRDVQFLDMSENQFDGIISENIDDYGQSQLNYLSLANNNMSGVFPHSICEGDHLEVLDVSNNRLTGNIFASFGNCSTTLEVLNLENNNLEGEITRMVCLQTLKLGGNKLQGTIPSSLKNCTSLEILDLGYNNMQGTIPNWIGKLIGLRILVLRSNKFKGGIPLELTKLENLQVLILSNNNLSGAIPSSLRNLRAMTNQTQSANVLLQYSNSSSMPYLDKIEINNKGLVLEYVKSLALVRCLDLSNNNFSGDIPQEIGFLIGLRILNLSMNQLHGKIPTSFGNLVQLESLDLSDNNLIGNIPNELQSLTFLSYLNISCNNFSGRIPQGAQWLTFDERSFSNNANLCGVQMNINCSPSPPSNQIYDEDVSEHEWEEHAWWEVGIGLSFGFGFSIVIGVLCFNKKCRKRCFKVMDDIIVILDQSIQK from the exons atgaAGTTTTATTTGAAGATTAAATACCATATTCCGAGCCTCAACACATTGACGCATTTGAGCTTGATACGTTGTGGGCTTACTGGCCGAATACCAAGTGAGATTGGGAACAGATCTGAAAATTATGCTCTTAGCGGCCCAATTCCAAGTGAGATTGGCAACATGTCTAGCTTGACAtttctagacatatctggtaattATGCTCTGGAGACGAGGCAGTCGAGCTCGTGGATACGAAATTTGCGAGGGTTGGAGCACCTTGGACTAGCATATGTGAATCTGACAAGAGACGTGGTAGAGAGTGTTGCTTCTCTTCCCAATCTTACATCACTTGTCATGTCTGATATGCCAG ATGTGGGAGGAGTGATTCCAAATTCTATTGGAAATATGTCCTCATTAACTGCCTTAGATCTTTTTCATAACAATATTGAAGGTAGACTTCTAGATTCTATGGGGAATATGTCCTTGTTGACCACCTTAGATCTTTCTTATAACAATATTCAAGGTAGACTTCCAGATTCTATGGGAAATATGTTCTCATTGACCAGATTAGATCTTTCTTCTAACAATATTGAAGGCAGTCTTCCAGAAGGCAATCTTCCAGATTTTATTGGAAAACTCTCACAGTTGGAATATTTGGGTCTTTCCAGAAATTCACTAAGAGGCAACATTCCATGGAGCTCTTTAGGTGGGCTACCAAAGCTTTCATACCTTTTTCTTGGTTCAAACCAATTAAATGGAAGCATACCATCTACTTTTGGTAATCTCTCATCTTTGATCAGTCTTGATGTTTCAAATAATTCTTTAAGTGGCACATTTTTACTCTCTCAACTAGAAAATTTCACAAAGATTCGTTACTTGAGTCTTTCTGATAATTTCTTGAGGGTGAAAGTTGAAGACTTTTGGATCCCAAGATTTCAACTTCAAGCTTTGTATTTGAGTTCTTGTAATATGGATGGTGATTTCCCATCTTTCCTATCCACCCAATACAATATAAGAGAACTCGACTTGTCCAACAATTCTCTTGGTGGAAATGTTCCTAATTGGTTGTGGGGCCTTACATCTTTCTACACACTCAATCTCTCATGTAATCAATTTGGAGGAAAGCTTTTGTCATCAAAGTTCGGTAAGTTGAATGCTCAATATGTTGACTTACATAGAAACAAGTTACAAGGGAATGTTTTAGTTCCTCATCGTGATGTGCAATTCTTGGACATGTCTGAGAATCAATTTGATGGCATCATTTCAGAAAACATTGATGACTATGGCCAGAGTCAACTCAATTATTTGTCACTTGCAAATAATAATATGAGTGGTGTCTTTCCACATTCTATTTGTGAAGGAGATCACTTGGAGGTTCTAGATGTGTCAAATAACAGGCTCACAGGTAATATTTTTGCAAGTTTTGGGAATTGCTCAACAACACTAGAAGTGTTAAATCTAGAAAATAATAATTTGGAAGGTGAGATTACAAGAATGGTTTGTCTTCAAACGTTGAAATTAGGAGGCAACAAACTACAAGGTACAATTCCATCATCACTTAAAAATTGTACTTCTTTGGAGATTCTAGATTTGGGATATAATAACATGCAGGGAACCATCCCAAATTGGATAGGGAAGTTAATTGGTCTTCGAATTTTGGTGTTGAGATCTAATAAATTCAAAGGTGGAATACCCTTAGAGTTGACAAAATTAGAAAATCTTCAAGTCTTGATTTTGTCAAATAACAATCTATCTGGAGCTATTCCAAGTAGCTTAAGAAACTTGAGAGCAATGACAAATCAAACACAAAGTGCAAATGTCCTCCTTCAATACTCAAATTCAAGCTCAATGCCTTATTTAGATAAAATTGAAATAAACAACAAAGGGCTAGTTCTAGAATATGTGAAATCTTTGGCATTGGTTCGGTGTCTTGATCTCTCAAACAACAACTTCTCAGGTGATATTCCTCAAGAAATTGGATTCCTCATTGGTCTAAGGATTCTTAATTTGTCAATGAATCAGCTCCATGGAAAAATTCCTACTTCTTTTGGGAACCTTGTGCAATTGGAGTCACTTGATCTTTCAGATAACAATCTTATTGGAAATATCCCTAATGAACTACAATCTCTCACATTTTTGAGTTACTTGAACATATCTTGTAATAATTTTTCAGGTAGAATACCACAAGGAGCTCAATGGTTAACATTTGATGAGAGATCATTTTCAAACAATGCAAACCTTTGTGGAGTTCAAATGAACATAAATTGTTCACCTTCTCCTCCTTCAAATCAAATTTATGATGAAGATGTGAGTGAGCACGAGTGGGAGGAACATGCGTGGTGGGAGGTGGGAATTGGATTGAGCTTTGGATTTGGGTTTTCAATTGTTATTGGAGTATTATGTTTCAACAAAAAATGTAGAAAAAGATGTTTCAAAGTTATGGATGACATTATTGTCattcttgatcaatctattcaaaAATAG